The Methanohalophilus portucalensis genome window below encodes:
- a CDS encoding ABC transporter substrate-binding protein, with protein sequence MKRINTILILMLMVTGGVFLAGCTSQEDTEEVPDVSTLNIGYQPSTHQLAYMTAKEKGWWEEDLAPYGVENVREYEFPTGAPEMQSMLAGDLDVAYVGAAPFVATLASDLDAKIVAAANSQGSDLVLRPDIAYEGPDDLKGLDIATFPPGTIQDTILRNWLKDNGIDPDNDVDIKAMGPGDAISAISAGQVDAVFLPHPAPTLIAEEGNGRSVVYSGEMLPDHVCCVVVVSGDLIRNHPDLVTEIVKTHIKGTEYSNENQDEVAQLYADRQGWDVDVIRASLEDWDGQLIADPTIIAESTVDYAQIQYELGYVNEEFTRADMFDMSFYEQATAE encoded by the coding sequence ATGAAAAGAATCAATACAATACTGATATTAATGCTTATGGTAACAGGCGGAGTCTTTCTCGCAGGTTGCACTTCTCAGGAAGACACCGAAGAAGTGCCTGATGTGAGCACTCTCAATATAGGATACCAGCCGAGTACACATCAGCTTGCCTATATGACCGCCAAGGAAAAGGGATGGTGGGAAGAGGATCTTGCTCCCTATGGTGTGGAAAATGTGAGAGAATATGAATTCCCGACCGGCGCTCCTGAAATGCAATCCATGCTTGCAGGAGATCTGGATGTGGCCTATGTAGGGGCGGCTCCTTTTGTGGCAACTCTGGCCAGTGACCTTGATGCCAAAATAGTAGCAGCTGCGAATTCCCAGGGGTCCGATCTTGTCCTGCGTCCTGATATTGCCTATGAAGGTCCTGATGATCTCAAAGGCTTAGACATTGCAACCTTCCCACCGGGCACAATTCAGGATACGATCCTGCGTAACTGGCTGAAAGATAATGGTATTGATCCGGATAATGACGTTGACATAAAAGCAATGGGTCCCGGTGATGCAATCTCTGCGATATCTGCAGGACAGGTAGATGCAGTATTCCTTCCACACCCAGCTCCTACTCTGATTGCAGAGGAGGGTAATGGCAGGTCCGTTGTATATTCCGGTGAAATGCTTCCCGACCATGTTTGCTGTGTGGTTGTTGTAAGCGGAGACCTGATACGCAATCATCCCGATCTGGTGACTGAGATTGTAAAGACCCATATAAAGGGTACAGAATACAGTAACGAAAACCAGGATGAAGTTGCACAGCTCTATGCAGACAGGCAGGGATGGGATGTTGATGTAATCCGTGCTTCCCTGGAAGATTGGGATGGTCAATTGATTGCTGATCCTACTATTATTGCAGAATCCACTGTGGACTATGCACAGATCCAGTATGAACTTGGCTATGTAAATGAAGAATTCACCCGGGCAGACATGTTTGACATGAGCTTCTACGAGCAGGCTACAGCTGAATAA
- a CDS encoding ABC transporter permease, protein MKTKPVSKKGIEIVSLIAVIVIWQLIADFVIGNTFILPSFTDVVYSFITIVERGVLFTDIGISLLHFGIGIISALIVGIPIGIAMGWFQTVDRITDPLIEIVRPIPPLAWIPFAIVWFGLTHQSAGFVVFVGAVFPIIINTVAGFKSVSRVYVEAGKVLGCMKSTSLIRHVALPYSLPSIASGIRIAMGVGWMCLVAAEMFGVSKNGLGYKIWWHYYLHQMDFVLVYMLILGFLGLLIDRIFRWYVDGKLLKWRKGVVV, encoded by the coding sequence ATGAAAACCAAACCGGTTTCAAAAAAAGGTATTGAAATTGTTTCCCTGATTGCTGTCATCGTTATATGGCAACTGATAGCTGATTTTGTTATAGGGAACACATTTATTCTTCCGAGTTTTACCGATGTAGTTTATTCCTTTATCACCATAGTTGAAAGGGGTGTTCTGTTTACAGATATTGGTATAAGCCTGTTGCATTTTGGAATAGGTATAATATCAGCACTAATAGTGGGTATCCCCATAGGTATTGCAATGGGATGGTTCCAAACAGTGGACAGGATTACTGACCCCTTAATCGAGATTGTACGTCCTATTCCTCCTCTTGCATGGATTCCCTTTGCAATTGTGTGGTTCGGTCTGACCCACCAATCTGCCGGATTTGTTGTTTTTGTGGGCGCAGTTTTCCCTATAATAATTAATACAGTAGCGGGTTTTAAGAGTGTATCAAGGGTTTATGTGGAAGCTGGCAAGGTACTTGGTTGCATGAAGAGCACCTCACTTATCAGGCATGTTGCTCTGCCCTATTCTCTTCCTTCCATAGCCTCTGGAATACGAATCGCAATGGGTGTTGGCTGGATGTGTCTGGTAGCAGCTGAGATGTTCGGTGTCAGTAAAAACGGTCTGGGATACAAGATTTGGTGGCATTATTATCTGCACCAGATGGATTTCGTGCTGGTCTATATGCTTATTCTGGGCTTTTTGGGATTGTTGATAGATCGTATTTTCCGCTGGTATGTGGACGGGAAATTGCTCAAATGGAGAAAAGGAGTCGTTGTTTAA
- a CDS encoding ABC transporter ATP-binding protein encodes MGRLVIENVGQSFEKDKGETTDALKDVNFEVKDGEFVCIIGPSGCGKTTLLRIVAGLDRADSGSILLDGETITSPDPRRGMVFQEYSLFPWRTVMDNVTFGLDMGGMDRKESRKIAEEYLRLVGLEQFRDSYPYELSGGMRQRIAIVRALANDPAVLLMDEPFGSLDAQTRNKLQQELLQIWESKKITILFVTHSVDEAVFLSDRIAVMTSRPGRIKEMVDVDLPRPRDRTSTSANKLRNRLLNMLAEENK; translated from the coding sequence ATGGGCCGACTTGTGATTGAGAATGTAGGGCAGAGTTTTGAAAAGGATAAAGGTGAGACTACCGATGCCCTCAAGGATGTGAACTTTGAGGTTAAGGATGGTGAATTTGTCTGTATCATTGGTCCATCAGGTTGTGGAAAAACCACTTTATTGAGAATTGTTGCTGGCCTGGACAGGGCTGATTCGGGCAGTATCCTGCTGGATGGCGAAACAATAACCTCTCCCGATCCACGCAGGGGTATGGTCTTTCAGGAATATTCCCTGTTCCCATGGCGTACAGTCATGGATAATGTGACCTTCGGCCTGGATATGGGTGGTATGGATAGGAAAGAATCCAGGAAGATTGCTGAAGAATATCTGAGGCTTGTAGGCCTTGAGCAGTTCCGTGACAGTTATCCTTACGAACTTTCAGGAGGAATGAGACAAAGGATTGCTATTGTCAGAGCCCTTGCAAATGATCCGGCGGTTTTACTTATGGATGAGCCTTTTGGATCCCTGGATGCCCAGACACGCAATAAACTCCAGCAGGAACTGCTACAAATATGGGAATCTAAAAAGATAACAATTCTTTTTGTAACGCACAGTGTGGATGAAGCAGTTTTTCTCTCCGACAGGATTGCTGTTATGACTTCCCGACCCGGGCGAATAAAGGAAATGGTTGATGTTGATCTGCCCCGGCCCAGGGACAGGACAAGTACCTCTGCAAATAAACTGCGTAACCGTCTGCTGAATATGCTGGCTGAAGAAAATAAATAA
- a CDS encoding bactofilin family protein, translating to MNEDHENNMKFHPQSNTYILRKKSYFEQNVSLDGNLITGPDTNFWKNLKVAGNVELGKGTVIRGSLHAEEVILGPDCRVDGDIHASRNATLLDRCTISGHATTDGWMKVRPGCNIKFVRAKKELELVGKVNVESIESGTKVIIHSE from the coding sequence ATGAACGAAGACCATGAGAACAACATGAAATTCCATCCACAGAGCAATACCTACATTCTCCGGAAAAAATCCTATTTTGAGCAAAATGTAAGCCTGGACGGAAATCTCATTACAGGACCAGATACTAATTTCTGGAAAAACCTGAAAGTTGCCGGCAACGTAGAACTGGGCAAGGGTACAGTTATCAGGGGAAGCCTCCATGCAGAAGAAGTGATACTGGGCCCTGATTGCAGGGTTGACGGGGATATTCATGCAAGCAGGAATGCGACCCTGCTTGATCGTTGTACAATCAGTGGCCACGCCACTACAGATGGATGGATGAAGGTTAGGCCTGGTTGCAATATAAAGTTTGTAAGGGCAAAAAAAGAACTGGAACTTGTTGGTAAAGTCAATGTTGAAAGTATAGAATCAGGTACGAAAGTAATCATACATTCTGAATGA
- a CDS encoding prenyltransferase/squalene oxidase repeat-containing protein, with translation MKSLSRKPGDCNIQAKETKYNDAARRGLDWLDENQPVSLKEYARSTTASYLWGRGYTRTAALIKEIHRPQSFREICRGVSALATMGIYYPEVTHYIKTKQKGGNLEDIYDRTYSLITLADLEVSCPDECQRIIKDFDSTWEHPGTIALIIICLMKQSELTGTDHTDFTREKSDWLLYRMQENGGWKFIATSNLVMQALIMAGRSEEIDQSIRWLLKEQNDNGSWGKNNGDITATAQSLITLALYINA, from the coding sequence ATGAAAAGCCTATCAAGAAAGCCAGGGGATTGTAATATTCAGGCAAAGGAAACTAAATATAACGATGCAGCAAGAAGAGGACTTGATTGGCTGGATGAAAATCAGCCTGTGAGCCTCAAGGAATATGCCAGAAGCACAACAGCCAGCTACCTCTGGGGCAGGGGATATACCCGTACAGCCGCCCTCATAAAAGAAATTCACAGGCCACAATCTTTCAGGGAAATTTGCAGAGGTGTATCAGCCCTTGCCACAATGGGGATTTACTATCCTGAAGTTACTCATTATATCAAAACCAAACAGAAAGGTGGCAATTTAGAAGATATATATGATAGAACTTATTCCCTGATAACTCTTGCAGATCTTGAAGTGTCCTGTCCCGATGAATGCCAGAGAATCATAAAGGATTTTGATAGTACATGGGAACACCCCGGTACAATTGCATTGATAATAATTTGCCTTATGAAACAATCAGAACTGACAGGAACCGACCACACTGATTTTACCCGGGAAAAATCCGACTGGTTACTGTACAGGATGCAGGAAAATGGTGGCTGGAAGTTCATAGCGACCAGCAATCTTGTTATGCAGGCACTTATAATGGCCGGTCGCTCAGAAGAAATAGACCAATCTATACGTTGGTTACTAAAAGAACAAAATGATAACGGTAGCTGGGGCAAAAATAACGGAGATATTACTGCTACTGCACAGTCATTGATTACTCTTGCTCTGTATATCAATGCTTAA
- a CDS encoding DUF169 domain-containing protein: MENKVISDKLKEILQLRYEPVAVKLVKKSEDIPADFNQPEKKTRHCQSIMKARTGECLLIPADKHACVVGGSSLGLLETPDNVRSGEFHSKIGMFDTHEAAAKMIEERAEFEECSMQATVVCPLEKADFKPDVVVLIDLPETLYWIVPAFTFEKGGRVTLSTAPFQATCVDSTIIPIQTGDVNFSMGCFGCRRTTDIGRDEMLVGIPGPILEDIVKHLEKLYEKPIKKARGL; the protein is encoded by the coding sequence ATGGAAAATAAAGTGATAAGTGACAAACTCAAGGAAATACTGCAACTAAGATACGAACCAGTAGCCGTGAAATTGGTTAAAAAGAGCGAAGATATTCCTGCAGACTTTAACCAACCCGAGAAGAAAACCCGCCATTGCCAGTCTATCATGAAAGCAAGGACTGGCGAATGTCTTTTGATTCCGGCAGATAAACATGCATGTGTAGTAGGCGGTTCCAGTCTGGGACTTTTAGAAACACCTGACAATGTAAGAAGCGGAGAATTCCACTCCAAAATCGGCATGTTCGATACACATGAAGCAGCTGCTAAGATGATAGAGGAAAGGGCAGAATTCGAAGAGTGTTCCATGCAGGCAACAGTAGTTTGTCCTCTTGAAAAGGCTGACTTTAAGCCCGATGTAGTAGTCCTGATCGATCTTCCGGAAACCCTTTACTGGATTGTACCAGCGTTTACTTTTGAAAAGGGAGGAAGGGTAACCCTGAGCACAGCACCGTTCCAGGCCACCTGTGTGGATTCAACTATAATTCCCATCCAGACCGGAGATGTAAATTTTTCCATGGGATGTTTCGGATGTCGCAGGACAACCGATATAGGCAGGGACGAAATGCTTGTGGGAATTCCAGGCCCAATTCTTGAAGATATAGTCAAGCATCTTGAAAAACTCTATGAAAAGCCTATCAAGAAAGCCAGGGGATTGTAA
- a CDS encoding Mrp/NBP35 family ATP-binding protein — protein sequence MSQNIQSAESLVNSKVEEPKLVSNLRGIKNKLMVMSGKGGVGKSTVSANLAAALARRGKRVGLLDSDIHGPSIPTMFGIADKRPEVGEKGILPVQVADNLKVMSIGLLLDDQDSPVVWRGPAKMGAIKQFLEEVDWGVLDYLIIDLPPGTGDEPLSIVQLLGKVDGAIVVTTPQDVALTSVRKSLKFTEMLEVPVIGMVENMSGVICPHCNEEIQVFGGESVEKAAKDFNTPILATLPIEPDVSSSGDKGDVYVNDDKSIWKEKFDLIVNSVEEKFN from the coding sequence ATGAGTCAAAACATACAGTCAGCTGAAAGTCTGGTAAATTCCAAAGTTGAAGAGCCAAAACTCGTATCGAATCTGCGCGGAATAAAAAACAAGCTCATGGTAATGAGTGGCAAAGGCGGGGTAGGAAAGAGTACCGTTTCCGCAAATCTCGCTGCAGCCCTTGCCAGACGCGGGAAAAGGGTCGGGCTGCTTGACAGCGATATTCATGGACCAAGTATTCCAACAATGTTTGGAATTGCTGACAAGAGACCTGAAGTAGGAGAAAAGGGAATCCTGCCTGTACAGGTTGCCGATAACCTCAAGGTTATGTCCATAGGTTTACTGCTGGACGATCAGGATTCCCCTGTGGTCTGGAGAGGGCCTGCCAAGATGGGAGCCATAAAACAATTCCTTGAAGAAGTTGATTGGGGAGTGCTGGACTACCTGATCATAGACCTGCCTCCGGGCACAGGAGATGAACCATTGAGTATAGTACAGTTGCTGGGCAAAGTTGACGGTGCCATCGTAGTCACAACTCCCCAGGATGTAGCACTTACAAGTGTAAGGAAATCCCTGAAATTTACAGAAATGCTGGAAGTACCTGTTATTGGAATGGTCGAAAACATGAGCGGTGTAATATGCCCGCACTGCAATGAAGAAATACAGGTCTTTGGCGGCGAATCTGTAGAAAAGGCTGCAAAAGATTTCAACACTCCTATACTTGCCACATTGCCTATCGAACCCGATGTTTCATCATCAGGAGACAAAGGAGATGTATATGTCAATGATGATAAATCCATATGGAAAGAAAAGTTCGATTTAATCGTTAATTCTGTGGAAGAAAAGTTCAACTAA
- a CDS encoding DUF134 domain-containing protein, with translation MKCRRGRPKCPRRIRAEPNIMCFKPCGIPRSEVEVIELAFEELEAIRLVDVDELTQEEAALEMGISRRAFWEELKNARKKVARALVEGQAIDIKGGNYTTE, from the coding sequence ATGAAATGCAGGAGAGGAAGACCAAAATGCCCCCGTAGGATAAGGGCAGAGCCCAATATTATGTGCTTTAAACCCTGCGGCATACCAAGGTCTGAAGTTGAGGTAATAGAACTCGCATTTGAGGAACTGGAGGCCATCCGGCTTGTGGATGTGGATGAGCTGACACAGGAAGAAGCAGCCCTTGAGATGGGAATTTCCAGAAGGGCTTTCTGGGAAGAACTGAAAAATGCGAGAAAAAAAGTCGCCAGAGCTCTTGTTGAAGGGCAGGCCATAGATATCAAAGGCGGAAATTACACTACTGAATAA
- a CDS encoding ORC1-type DNA replication protein — translation MKNNMLLWDETIFRDPIVLELDYLPEQFMHRDSQLQSLIYSLKPAVKGMRPINCLVYGPPGTGKTSAVLKVFEEIEAHTSDVVLVKINCQMDSTRFAVVSRIYRKLFNIDPPSSGVAFRKLFEKIVLKLIEKDRAMVVCLDDINYLFHGGHADEIMYSILRAHEQYPGVKMGVIAIVSDTGKLYRFDPKVSSVFLPEEIEFPPYSYDEIGDIISSRIQLAFYPEVVPDQVREKIVNYVDVTGDLRVGIDLLKRSGLNAEKRASKNISEDDVDKAYESSRLLHLRRNISSLSENEKEILRLVAENDEIKAGELYELFNGNNELGYTRFYGLVNKLKDSHYLDVSFSGEGMRGRTRIIRLNYPADDVIKCIRG, via the coding sequence ATGAAAAATAATATGCTTCTCTGGGATGAGACAATTTTCAGAGACCCCATCGTACTGGAGCTGGATTATCTTCCCGAACAATTTATGCACCGGGATTCTCAGTTACAATCTCTCATCTATAGCTTAAAGCCTGCAGTAAAAGGTATGAGACCTATTAATTGTCTTGTTTATGGTCCACCCGGTACCGGAAAAACCAGTGCTGTATTGAAGGTTTTTGAAGAAATAGAAGCACATACCTCGGATGTGGTCCTGGTTAAGATAAATTGCCAGATGGATTCCACTCGCTTTGCTGTTGTTTCACGCATATATCGTAAACTTTTCAATATAGACCCGCCGTCTTCAGGAGTAGCCTTCAGGAAACTTTTTGAAAAGATTGTCCTGAAACTTATCGAAAAGGACAGGGCAATGGTGGTGTGTCTGGATGACATCAATTATTTGTTCCACGGCGGACATGCCGATGAGATCATGTATTCCATACTACGGGCCCATGAACAGTATCCCGGTGTGAAAATGGGTGTGATTGCGATTGTAAGTGATACGGGGAAACTTTACAGGTTTGATCCAAAGGTGAGTTCTGTATTCCTGCCTGAAGAGATTGAATTTCCTCCTTATTCTTATGACGAAATAGGAGACATCATTTCTTCCCGAATCCAGCTGGCTTTTTATCCGGAAGTAGTTCCGGATCAAGTCAGAGAAAAAATAGTGAATTATGTCGATGTGACCGGTGATCTGCGTGTTGGTATCGATTTACTCAAGAGATCGGGCCTGAATGCAGAAAAAAGGGCAAGCAAAAACATTTCAGAGGATGATGTGGATAAGGCCTATGAATCATCACGTCTTTTGCATTTGAGGCGTAACATATCATCCCTTTCAGAAAATGAAAAAGAGATCTTGCGGCTTGTGGCGGAAAATGATGAAATCAAAGCAGGCGAACTTTACGAACTTTTCAATGGCAATAATGAATTGGGATATACCCGGTTTTATGGGTTGGTGAATAAATTAAAAGATTCACATTATCTGGATGTTTCGTTTTCAGGTGAAGGTATGCGGGGCAGAACCCGTATTATTCGTCTGAACTATCCTGCAGATGATGTAATAAAATGCATTAGGGGTTGA
- a CDS encoding LysR family transcriptional regulator — protein MIGAGKVRLLKAIDEEKSLKKACEKLHISYKHAWNILKKMNLRIGHDVVRTVRGGKEQGTFLTEYGRDLINQYELNRDYVDRMVEEELSSENVGEINNIPCKVSKVKSFDGISRIQIEFESAVLTSIMGEKDLEDLDIDEGDEVIATIRAVDIGISPAKNEGE, from the coding sequence GTGATTGGTGCCGGTAAGGTACGTCTCCTGAAAGCTATAGATGAAGAAAAATCCCTGAAAAAAGCCTGTGAAAAACTCCATATCTCTTACAAACATGCCTGGAACATATTGAAGAAGATGAATTTGAGAATCGGACATGATGTTGTAAGGACTGTAAGGGGGGGTAAGGAGCAGGGTACTTTTCTTACAGAGTATGGAAGGGATCTGATAAATCAATATGAGCTGAATCGGGATTATGTTGACAGGATGGTGGAGGAGGAATTATCCTCTGAAAATGTGGGTGAGATCAACAATATTCCCTGTAAGGTCAGTAAAGTAAAATCTTTTGATGGAATTTCCAGAATCCAGATTGAATTTGAGTCTGCAGTATTAACTTCTATAATGGGAGAAAAGGATTTGGAAGATCTGGATATCGATGAAGGGGATGAAGTAATAGCTACTATTCGGGCTGTCGATATAGGTATTTCTCCTGCAAAAAATGAGGGGGAATAA
- the xth gene encoding exodeoxyribonuclease III encodes MLSWNVNGLRAVAKKGFLEWFDSESPDILCLQETKARPSQLPPNVRRIDGYYSYFSAAERKGYSGVALYSKVQPQEVRYGFGINRFDHEGRILIAFYDDFVLFNIYFPNGNSSAERLQYKMDFYESFLDYAQGLKDKGYSIVVCGDLNTAHKPVDIARPKQNENRSGFLPIEREWIDKFLSHGFLDTFRLFNNEGGNYTWWDLKTKARDRNVGWRLDYFFVSDDMELNVTEASILREVTGSDHCPVGITLQF; translated from the coding sequence CTGCTTTCCTGGAATGTCAATGGTTTGCGGGCAGTTGCTAAAAAAGGATTTCTGGAATGGTTTGATTCTGAGTCACCTGATATCCTGTGTTTGCAGGAGACAAAAGCCCGCCCTTCCCAGCTGCCGCCGAATGTCAGGCGCATAGATGGTTATTACAGTTATTTCAGTGCTGCTGAAAGGAAAGGTTATAGCGGGGTTGCCCTTTACAGTAAGGTCCAGCCACAAGAGGTTCGTTATGGTTTTGGTATAAACCGCTTCGACCATGAAGGTAGGATTTTAATCGCTTTTTATGATGATTTTGTACTTTTTAATATTTACTTTCCCAATGGTAATTCTTCGGCTGAAAGACTTCAGTATAAAATGGATTTCTATGAGTCTTTCCTGGATTATGCACAGGGCTTAAAAGACAAGGGATATTCCATAGTTGTATGTGGGGATTTGAATACGGCTCATAAACCGGTTGATATTGCAAGACCAAAGCAAAATGAAAACCGTTCCGGTTTTCTCCCAATTGAAAGGGAATGGATTGACAAGTTTCTTTCCCATGGTTTCCTTGACACTTTCAGGCTTTTCAATAATGAAGGAGGCAATTATACCTGGTGGGATTTGAAAACCAAAGCACGGGATCGTAATGTGGGATGGAGGCTGGACTATTTCTTTGTAAGTGATGATATGGAGCTGAATGTAACCGAGGCTTCTATTTTAAGGGAAGTGACTGGTTCGGATCATTGTCCTGTTGGAATTACGCTTCAATTTTAA
- a CDS encoding PLD nuclease N-terminal domain-containing protein — MGQLLWGVGAIVIVFWLFMLSDCLQRSTENFPRAGEYEKLIWSIVLIFLNFIGAILYYYMVKLQDNNIKISEDSTY; from the coding sequence ATGGGTCAACTACTATGGGGTGTAGGTGCAATAGTTATTGTTTTCTGGCTTTTCATGTTATCTGACTGCCTTCAACGAAGCACAGAAAATTTTCCGCGAGCCGGAGAATATGAGAAGTTAATCTGGTCAATCGTCCTAATTTTCTTGAATTTTATAGGTGCAATACTTTATTACTATATGGTCAAGCTACAGGATAATAATATAAAAATCTCCGAAGATTCGACTTATTGA
- a CDS encoding two-component system regulatory protein YycI, translating to MVEAEYPVMNEVTYKKNINGMPVEGPGDTITVSLGENGEVTYFSKSWRTLEEIGTTEVISGEEAIDKLKAGQIMRNTVGKTSPVIEIHKAEIGYFSATPDSEQEFYKPVWIFKGVNSNGGNVTRIVGGVAK from the coding sequence TTGGTTGAAGCCGAGTATCCCGTAATGAACGAAGTCACCTATAAAAAAAACATAAATGGGATGCCTGTTGAGGGTCCCGGTGACACCATAACTGTTTCACTTGGGGAAAATGGTGAAGTAACGTATTTCTCCAAAAGCTGGAGGACGCTGGAAGAAATCGGGACAACTGAAGTGATAAGTGGGGAGGAAGCTATAGATAAACTGAAAGCAGGCCAGATTATGAGAAATACTGTAGGAAAAACCAGTCCTGTGATTGAAATTCACAAGGCAGAAATTGGTTATTTCTCAGCTACTCCGGATAGTGAACAGGAGTTTTATAAACCAGTGTGGATATTCAAAGGTGTCAACAGTAATGGTGGTAACGTAACGAGAATTGTAGGTGGGGTGGCTAAATAA
- a CDS encoding chymotrypsin family serine protease: MKNITKISLSILLVSIMLIGFAWAGASDSSQDDSFEEEYYFPAYGANTFDSLKKDSSVIESRGAVPELTDDKTKVEWVATLRKSLNNSGSELHPYMKECGGPLLGFGVNYGGYIFVEFDKEVGDIDQSTIDKFYSIVDTNAKKLEISNVPVIFRKGEEVYLDERDDEWSDMIGGIRIIYQNATNTWYESTLSFAAEDSTGTKGFVISGHSAMTAGSVGGDIYQPSSTRKVGEVTYITGHFADAAWVEASNVEDDIYYEDVDDVRDVRNYYDPNLGSKVYMSGITSGRTYGYVEEEWDEINHPVFGTLYDQLSADYDSDNGDSGAPIFKKYGNQVMISGVHWGSTATNALFSPISGVELDLDVEPLT, from the coding sequence ATGAAGAATATTACAAAAATAAGCTTGAGCATATTGCTTGTAAGCATAATGCTCATTGGGTTTGCATGGGCAGGAGCTTCCGATTCCAGCCAAGATGACTCTTTCGAAGAAGAATATTATTTCCCGGCGTATGGTGCAAACACATTTGATTCCCTGAAGAAAGATTCAAGTGTAATTGAGAGCCGGGGAGCAGTACCTGAGCTTACAGATGATAAAACAAAAGTGGAATGGGTGGCGACTCTCAGAAAAAGTCTTAACAATTCTGGAAGTGAACTTCATCCTTATATGAAAGAATGTGGTGGTCCTCTGTTAGGGTTTGGTGTAAACTATGGGGGATATATATTTGTAGAATTTGATAAGGAAGTGGGAGATATTGACCAATCTACAATTGATAAATTTTACAGTATTGTGGATACAAATGCAAAAAAATTAGAAATATCTAATGTGCCAGTAATTTTCAGAAAAGGAGAAGAAGTTTATCTTGATGAACGTGACGATGAATGGTCAGATATGATTGGTGGTATAAGGATAATATACCAAAATGCAACAAACACATGGTATGAGTCAACGTTATCATTTGCTGCAGAAGACAGCACTGGAACAAAAGGGTTTGTAATATCTGGACATTCTGCTATGACAGCTGGTAGTGTCGGAGGAGACATTTATCAACCCAGTTCAACCAGAAAAGTGGGTGAAGTAACTTACATCACGGGCCATTTTGCAGATGCTGCATGGGTTGAAGCCAGTAATGTTGAAGATGATATCTATTATGAAGATGTTGATGATGTTAGGGATGTACGTAATTATTACGATCCAAACTTAGGCAGCAAAGTCTACATGTCAGGAATTACCAGTGGCCGGACATATGGCTACGTCGAAGAAGAGTGGGATGAAATAAACCACCCCGTTTTTGGAACTCTTTATGATCAACTTTCTGCAGATTATGATTCCGACAATGGTGATAGTGGTGCACCTATCTTTAAAAAATATGGAAATCAAGTAATGATCTCTGGTGTACATTGGGGCAGTACTGCTACAAACGCCCTTTTTTCACCAATTAGTGGAGTTGAGCTAGATTTGGATGTAGAACCTTTGACGTAA